One genomic segment of Trichococcus shcherbakoviae includes these proteins:
- a CDS encoding LTA synthase family protein, with product MKISKKFKMMKDKQELQCKSRGHLLLLHFFSLLATVFLVHLYIQWAQNDLDAGLVVNFVFAWHTEKFLISTGVLVTLGLWLWALVGNIRWANALLLLSGGILGMATYEKMLQRNEPVYPSDLKMLTEASFLLEMLNGRTLAALSFVFLLFLAFILYSLRQDKSKKTVKLGWKSRLPILITTSMALCYAGQFQQEGNLLKKAYDRTAYWIPYSQQMNYYNTGFVAGFLYNLSAAPMELSTDYSQEKIDELKATYQQLADEINAERTAAFPETNVIYIMNESFADPLELEGLDLQSDPIPFTRGLMETSYSGELLSQGYGGGTANIEFEALTGFSMEPFAANITTPYTQFLSSQDDFPSVVSRLEEAGFRTTAIHPYNTTMYKRLENYETLGFDSFLYEDTMTNTEKLDTNPYISDAAAYAEIKDILKASEEKDFIHLVTMQNHTPYQNKYTVTPSAAETGIGSQTIRNYLQDLQYSDQALADLLAALQEWDEPTVVVFWGDHWPSVFGEDLYALNTIQNMHETPMFVYSNTEESQKDLGVTSPIYFFPEVLELSGSRVTAFEALLMELQEQVPAFEKTLYVNGDTGEYVSSPEELSDQARSLLADYDLIQYDTTTGNRYAESNGFFKMND from the coding sequence GTGAAAATCAGCAAAAAATTTAAAATGATGAAAGATAAACAAGAGCTGCAGTGCAAGAGCAGGGGGCACCTCCTGCTCTTGCACTTCTTTAGCTTGTTGGCGACTGTATTCTTGGTCCATCTCTATATTCAATGGGCTCAAAATGATCTGGATGCCGGATTGGTCGTGAATTTTGTATTTGCATGGCATACCGAGAAGTTCCTGATCAGCACGGGTGTATTAGTGACGCTGGGGCTATGGCTTTGGGCCTTGGTGGGGAACATCCGCTGGGCAAACGCACTGCTGTTGCTGTCGGGAGGAATCCTCGGGATGGCGACCTATGAAAAGATGCTGCAGCGGAACGAGCCCGTTTATCCGAGCGACTTGAAGATGCTGACGGAGGCCAGCTTCCTTTTGGAGATGCTGAACGGCCGGACATTGGCGGCACTAAGCTTTGTGTTCCTGCTGTTTCTGGCATTCATACTTTATTCCCTGCGTCAGGACAAGTCCAAGAAAACCGTGAAATTGGGATGGAAATCACGCCTGCCGATTCTCATAACAACAAGCATGGCGCTCTGCTATGCTGGCCAGTTCCAGCAGGAAGGCAACCTGCTGAAGAAAGCCTATGACCGGACGGCTTATTGGATCCCGTACAGCCAACAAATGAACTATTACAACACCGGCTTTGTGGCCGGCTTCCTATACAACCTTTCGGCTGCACCGATGGAGCTGTCGACGGATTATTCACAGGAAAAGATCGATGAGTTGAAGGCAACCTATCAGCAACTTGCTGACGAAATCAACGCAGAAAGAACCGCAGCGTTTCCCGAAACGAATGTCATCTACATCATGAATGAAAGTTTTGCGGACCCGCTTGAATTGGAAGGATTGGATCTGCAAAGCGATCCGATTCCGTTCACGAGAGGCTTGATGGAAACAAGCTACAGCGGCGAACTGTTGTCCCAAGGCTATGGCGGCGGAACCGCCAATATCGAATTTGAGGCATTGACAGGTTTTTCGATGGAGCCGTTCGCTGCGAACATCACGACGCCCTATACGCAGTTCCTGTCTTCGCAAGATGATTTCCCTTCCGTCGTGTCCCGTTTGGAAGAAGCCGGCTTCCGTACCACAGCGATCCATCCCTACAATACGACCATGTATAAGCGGTTGGAGAACTATGAGACTTTGGGATTCGATTCTTTTCTTTACGAGGACACGATGACAAATACGGAAAAGTTGGATACCAATCCGTATATCTCGGATGCAGCCGCATACGCTGAAATAAAGGATATCCTGAAAGCCAGTGAGGAAAAAGATTTTATCCATTTGGTGACGATGCAGAACCATACCCCTTATCAAAACAAATACACGGTAACGCCATCTGCTGCTGAAACCGGCATAGGCAGCCAGACAATCCGGAACTATCTGCAGGATCTGCAGTACAGCGATCAAGCATTGGCGGATCTGTTGGCCGCTCTCCAGGAGTGGGATGAGCCGACCGTCGTCGTGTTTTGGGGGGATCATTGGCCGAGCGTTTTCGGAGAGGATCTTTATGCGCTGAATACGATCCAAAATATGCATGAGACGCCTATGTTCGTCTACAGCAACACGGAAGAATCCCAAAAGGATTTGGGCGTCACCAGTCCCATCTATTTCTTCCCGGAAGTGCTGGAGTTGAGCGGCAGCCGTGTCACGGCTTTTGAAGCCTTGTTGATGGAACTGCAGGAACAGGTGCCGGCTTTCGAAAAGACGCTGTATGTGAATGGCGATACCGGTGAATATGTCTCGAGCCCAGAGGAACTGTCCGATCAGGCCAGAAGCCTGTTAGCGGATTATGATCTGATTCAGTACGACACGACCACCGGAAACCGGTACGCAGAATCAAACGGTTTTTTTAAAATGAACGATTAA
- a CDS encoding MraY family glycosyltransferase, whose product MRFIIRFVLLFCTTILVSMLFTYLFRAAARRFRWTDKPTKAKVHIKETPTMGGVAIFLAFWGAYFLGIPLNVRSGFAGIIFLSSLIILVTGIIDDYYDLRPWQKMIGILSAANVLYFFSGIKIDSLTLSYFGTIEFHEAGYLVMMLWIVVITNAVNLMDGLDGLATGTSIISLSTMGLVSYFFTDNMGVINVAMIFLLVASLLGFLPFNFYPSSIFLGDTGSLFIGFMIAVLSLFDLKHATFVSLLIPVAILGVPLTDTIAAVLRRTLHKRSISAKDKSHLHHRLLRLGFTHRQTVLVIYALAIIFSLTAILFPISSFWGTVVLGLGLIYGVMLFIASFNLLDSNRSKLRKTLYRLLREKDDKNK is encoded by the coding sequence GTGAGGTTTATTATACGTTTTGTACTCCTTTTTTGTACTACGATATTGGTGAGTATGTTGTTCACCTATCTTTTCCGAGCGGCAGCGAGACGGTTCCGCTGGACGGATAAGCCAACCAAAGCGAAAGTGCATATCAAGGAGACGCCGACGATGGGAGGCGTAGCCATATTCTTGGCTTTTTGGGGTGCCTATTTTCTAGGGATCCCACTGAATGTTCGTTCGGGCTTTGCGGGCATCATTTTTTTGAGTTCGTTAATCATACTAGTCACGGGAATCATCGATGATTATTATGATTTGAGGCCTTGGCAAAAAATGATTGGTATCCTTTCTGCAGCGAACGTCCTGTATTTTTTTTCGGGCATCAAAATAGACAGCCTGACACTTAGTTATTTCGGGACGATCGAATTCCATGAAGCGGGTTACTTGGTGATGATGCTGTGGATTGTGGTCATCACGAATGCAGTGAATCTGATGGATGGGCTGGATGGGCTGGCAACGGGCACTTCGATCATCTCACTTTCGACGATGGGCCTCGTCAGTTATTTTTTCACCGATAATATGGGTGTCATCAACGTCGCCATGATTTTCCTTTTGGTTGCGAGCCTGTTGGGTTTTTTGCCGTTCAACTTTTATCCATCCTCCATTTTCTTGGGGGATACTGGATCGTTGTTCATAGGCTTTATGATTGCGGTACTGTCCTTGTTCGACTTGAAACATGCCACCTTCGTATCGCTCCTGATACCGGTGGCCATTCTCGGAGTTCCGTTGACTGACACGATTGCCGCCGTCCTTCGCCGGACCTTGCATAAGCGGTCCATCAGCGCGAAGGATAAAAGCCACCTGCACCACCGTTTGCTGCGCTTAGGGTTTACGCATCGTCAGACCGTTTTGGTCATCTACGCGTTGGCGATCATCTTTTCTTTGACTGCTATCCTGTTCCCAATTTCTTCATTCTGGGGGACGGTAGTTTTAGGATTAGGTTTGATTTACGGCGTGATGCTCTTCATCGCTTCCTTCAATTTGTTGGACAGCAACCGCTCCAAGTTGCGCAAGACATTGTATCGCCTTTTGAGGGAAAAGGACGACAAAAACAAATGA
- a CDS encoding YigZ family protein has product MLTTYHTIAESGVTEIIIKGSRFICSLKRVHSEDEAKDFIQAVKKEHWKATHNCSAYLIGDQNEIQRAHDDGEPSGTAGVPMLEVLKKNELRYVAAVVTRYFGGTKLGAGGLIRAYSRSVSTALKDIGIVVRSLQTKVGCIVSYAAYGKLENYLAQSPYTLIEAQYTDQVCFLCGIPAEDISRFQDAVTDVMNGRVVFEIGEEEYVERPVSPAYDEADEGEIE; this is encoded by the coding sequence ATGCTGACAACCTATCACACTATCGCAGAGAGCGGCGTTACAGAAATCATCATCAAGGGTTCCCGCTTCATCTGCAGCCTCAAACGTGTCCATTCCGAGGACGAGGCCAAAGACTTCATCCAAGCCGTCAAAAAAGAACATTGGAAAGCTACGCACAACTGTTCCGCTTACCTGATCGGCGACCAGAACGAAATCCAGCGCGCCCATGACGACGGCGAGCCATCCGGAACAGCCGGCGTCCCGATGCTGGAAGTGCTCAAGAAAAACGAGCTGCGTTACGTCGCAGCCGTCGTCACCCGCTATTTCGGCGGGACAAAGTTGGGGGCCGGCGGATTGATCCGCGCATACAGCCGATCCGTGTCGACCGCACTGAAGGACATCGGCATCGTTGTCCGCAGCCTCCAGACAAAAGTCGGCTGCATCGTTTCCTATGCCGCATACGGAAAATTGGAGAATTACTTGGCGCAGTCGCCCTACACTCTGATTGAGGCCCAATACACCGACCAGGTTTGTTTTTTGTGCGGCATCCCTGCTGAGGACATCAGCCGTTTCCAGGATGCTGTTACGGATGTCATGAACGGCCGTGTCGTCTTTGAAATCGGCGAAGAGGAGTACGTGGAGCGTCCGGTCTCCCCAGCTTACGACGAAGCTGATGAAGGCGAAATTGAATAA
- a CDS encoding UDP-N-acetylmuramoyl-L-alanyl-D-glutamate--2,6-diaminopimelate ligase, with protein sequence MKATDLIDVLKMKKIVGSLDPALNIGKISQDSRDIQSGDLFICIDGTQVDGHNYVETAVANGAGLIVAHRDIEKVAASVPVVYVPDTGKAMSLLANHYYAYPSEAMKVIGVTGTNGKTTVTYLVEAILKAMDKKTGLMGTIEMHIGDEVHKTKNTTPDSITMQKALHLMAEKETEYFTLELSSIALEMGRAWGLDLDVAIMTNLTHEHMEFHHTMEAYAEAKKLLFSQLGNGRKNGRTKAAVLNADDETIHSYRIATAAEVISYSVKDETADFFATDITYSRTQTRFDLVVNGERYPVVTNLVGLFNVSNTLAALAAVYAVGIPLEDATKAVASLAGVTGRLEIVPGASDIGVYVDFAHSPDAMEKVLSVVREFTQGRVISVFGGAGEREHEKRPIMARIGTELSDYVVLTTDDTGKEPQEQIIAMMLAGIEKDNYEYIENRKEAIQHAIAIAEPGDTVILLGRGHEADYNDRGRMIRLLDSEVAAEAIELRNERLS encoded by the coding sequence GTGAAAGCTACAGATTTAATCGATGTACTCAAAATGAAAAAAATTGTCGGGAGCTTGGATCCCGCTTTGAATATTGGAAAAATCAGTCAGGATTCCCGCGATATCCAATCGGGGGATCTGTTTATCTGCATCGACGGTACGCAAGTCGATGGCCACAATTACGTTGAGACGGCGGTCGCCAATGGTGCCGGCTTGATTGTCGCCCATAGGGACATTGAAAAAGTGGCAGCATCTGTCCCGGTCGTATATGTTCCGGATACGGGCAAAGCGATGAGTCTGCTTGCGAATCATTATTATGCTTATCCGAGCGAGGCGATGAAAGTCATCGGCGTCACGGGGACAAACGGAAAGACGACGGTAACCTACTTGGTGGAAGCCATCCTGAAGGCGATGGACAAAAAAACCGGCCTGATGGGCACCATCGAAATGCATATCGGCGACGAGGTGCACAAAACGAAAAACACGACGCCAGACAGCATCACGATGCAAAAGGCCCTGCACCTTATGGCTGAGAAGGAGACGGAATACTTCACGCTGGAACTGTCCTCGATCGCTTTGGAAATGGGCAGGGCATGGGGGCTTGATCTAGATGTCGCGATCATGACGAACCTGACGCATGAACATATGGAATTCCATCACACGATGGAAGCCTATGCCGAAGCGAAAAAGCTGCTCTTCTCCCAATTGGGGAACGGCCGCAAAAACGGACGGACGAAAGCGGCGGTACTGAATGCGGATGATGAAACGATCCACAGCTACCGCATCGCTACGGCGGCAGAAGTCATTTCTTACAGCGTGAAGGATGAAACGGCTGATTTCTTCGCAACGGATATCACATACAGCCGGACGCAGACCCGCTTCGATCTGGTCGTAAATGGGGAACGTTATCCGGTCGTGACGAACTTGGTGGGGCTCTTTAATGTCTCCAATACATTGGCTGCGCTGGCGGCTGTTTACGCAGTGGGCATTCCGTTGGAGGATGCAACAAAAGCGGTAGCGTCATTGGCTGGTGTCACCGGCAGATTGGAGATTGTCCCTGGCGCGAGCGACATCGGCGTCTATGTCGACTTTGCCCATTCGCCCGACGCGATGGAAAAAGTATTGAGTGTGGTGCGCGAATTCACCCAAGGCAGAGTCATTTCCGTTTTCGGCGGCGCTGGGGAACGGGAGCATGAAAAACGCCCGATCATGGCCCGCATCGGTACGGAACTTTCCGATTATGTGGTCCTGACGACGGACGATACCGGGAAAGAACCGCAGGAACAGATCATCGCGATGATGCTTGCCGGCATCGAAAAAGACAACTATGAATACATCGAAAACCGCAAGGAAGCCATCCAGCATGCCATCGCCATCGCAGAACCGGGAGATACGGTCATCCTGCTGGGGCGCGGACACGAGGCTGACTACAACGACAGAGGCAGAATGATCCGCCTGTTGGACAGTGAAGTGGCGGCTGAAGCGATTGAATTGCGCAACGAGCGGTTAAGCTAA
- a CDS encoding DegV family protein, translating into MKIAVVTDSTAYLTADIRQRHHIHMLPLVVNIGEKSYEEEIDLVAEDFYALMKSSGDFPKSSQPAVGAMHQLYEELAKEHDAIISIHLSSGISGTYQNAAALSREYPEFNIHAFDSEISCYVQARFVLEAARLASAGIEPGQIMARLDHMKKRSHAYFMVDDLMNLQRGGRLSGGAAVIGSIMKIKPVLHFSDKKIVVFEKIRTNARALRRIEELLGQTVSKADYPIIATVIHGNIPEKGQDWLEHLQGKFPDIRFELSYFGPVIGTHLGEGALGLTWTEDTELSYPI; encoded by the coding sequence ATGAAAATTGCAGTAGTTACGGACAGTACCGCTTATCTGACGGCCGACATACGCCAGCGGCACCATATTCATATGCTGCCATTAGTCGTGAATATCGGAGAAAAATCATATGAAGAAGAAATAGATCTGGTTGCTGAGGATTTTTATGCCTTGATGAAATCATCTGGCGATTTCCCAAAAAGCTCCCAACCAGCAGTGGGTGCCATGCATCAGTTGTATGAAGAATTGGCGAAGGAACATGATGCGATCATCAGCATCCATCTCTCAAGCGGCATCAGCGGCACCTACCAGAATGCTGCCGCTCTAAGCAGGGAATATCCGGAATTCAACATCCATGCCTTCGATTCTGAAATAAGCTGTTATGTGCAGGCCCGCTTCGTCTTGGAGGCTGCAAGGTTGGCTTCTGCCGGCATTGAGCCGGGGCAGATCATGGCGAGATTGGATCATATGAAAAAACGTTCCCACGCTTACTTTATGGTGGACGATCTGATGAACCTGCAGCGCGGCGGCAGATTATCCGGTGGGGCGGCTGTCATCGGCTCCATCATGAAAATCAAACCGGTCTTGCATTTCTCGGACAAAAAGATAGTCGTTTTCGAAAAAATCAGGACCAATGCAAGGGCATTGCGAAGGATCGAAGAACTGTTGGGCCAGACGGTTTCAAAGGCTGATTATCCGATCATCGCAACCGTCATCCATGGCAATATTCCTGAAAAAGGGCAAGATTGGCTGGAGCATCTCCAAGGAAAATTTCCGGACATCCGCTTCGAATTGAGTTATTTCGGCCCTGTCATCGGGACGCATTTGGGTGAGGGTGCGCTGGGGCTGACCTGGACGGAAGACACAGAATTGAGCTATCCGATATAG
- the thpR gene encoding RNA 2',3'-cyclic phosphodiesterase has protein sequence MRVFIGVRLPESIKEQLGAVQEEVKRASLKGSFTDPDNFHLTMRFIGEVNPEQKCAIETALARCTQEQGPFQIETAGLGNFFKKNKWIIWLGIKESRQLHQVYDQLNAELLGEATTVADEVAFIPHLTLGRGIVLSQEWEDLCKVPLPSDQKIPVTALTLFESVRVNGKLVYRPIADFPFHGQTSRTISSKQTNP, from the coding sequence GTGAGAGTGTTTATCGGCGTCAGATTGCCTGAATCCATCAAAGAACAACTGGGGGCCGTTCAGGAAGAAGTGAAGCGTGCCAGCCTCAAAGGATCATTCACGGATCCGGATAACTTTCATTTGACGATGCGTTTTATCGGGGAAGTGAATCCGGAACAGAAATGTGCGATCGAAACGGCGCTGGCCCGCTGCACACAAGAACAGGGTCCCTTCCAGATTGAAACCGCGGGATTGGGTAATTTTTTTAAAAAAAATAAGTGGATCATCTGGCTGGGCATAAAAGAAAGCAGACAGCTCCATCAAGTCTATGATCAGCTTAACGCGGAACTTTTGGGGGAAGCAACGACAGTCGCGGACGAGGTTGCCTTCATTCCGCACCTTACGCTCGGTCGGGGGATTGTGCTGTCGCAGGAGTGGGAAGATTTATGCAAAGTGCCGCTGCCCTCTGACCAGAAAATCCCGGTCACCGCGCTGACGCTGTTTGAAAGTGTGCGGGTGAACGGAAAGCTGGTTTATCGCCCGATTGCTGATTTCCCGTTCCATGGTCAGACAAGCCGGACGATTTCCAGCAAACAAACAAATCCCTGA